The DNA window tggctaactttaaccttaaataaatttcaaactactgacgaggatagagggctgcaatttggtatgtatgatgattggagggtggatgatcaacataccaatttgcagccctctagactccgTAGATTTTAAAATCTGAGGTAGGACACAAAAAAATGCGAACGTACAGGCAAAAGCCGgcgcaatacttttcttttacagaaaactaaaaattgctcGCATTTAACATTCTTCTTCGGAACGTGTATGATGACATTCCAGTCCCGAAGGTGAACACGTACTCGTACTGGGAGAACATCTCGAGTGTGAGAAACATTACAAGATTTCGAAGTTGTTCCGGATTTTCCGGGCGATATGGGAGGTCCTTTGGCCATATAAAAGGGAGTGGTGGGTTCGTTTGATCAGTTGACTGCTGACAACCTTACGCTGAGGATGAAGGTAAAAATGATctgagcaattatatatatatatatatatatatatatatatatatatatatatatatatatatatatatatatatatatatatatataatatatatatatatatattaaatatatatatacatatatatacacataatacacatatatgtatgtcttatatataaaagtgaatttttgtatttttgtttgtatgttgcgTGGCCACtttttgacccaacttagataatagggtagattgcaaacccgtaccccctaccccttccctttgtaacccCCCACGGGTTTGTAACTGAGACTGTAAAACATATTATTGAatatgcttttcagtcaccacaataaatacatggataaaagggacagacagcgcagtaatgcctggataaaaaggacagcacagcacagcaatattttgataaaagggacagttactacagtgatatttggataaaaggacagtcccacagtaatacctggataaaggggacagacagtacagtaatacctggataaaagggacagttaccacagtaatatcttgataaaagggacagttaccacagtaatacttggataaacgAGCCAGttaccactgtaatacctggataaaagtgacggttactacagtaatatctggataaaattgacagttaccacagtaatcccttgataaaagggacaacagaccagtgatacctggataagaggaacagtcagaacagtaatacctgtataagagggacaatcaccacagtaatacctagatagaagggacagtcaccacagtaatacttggataaaatggtCAGgccagtacagtaatgcctgattaaaggtgacagacagtacagtaatacctggttaaaggtgtcagacagcacagtaatagctagataaaaggaacagtcaccacagtaataactggataaaagggacaaccttttcccttcgacccctacacatagactgtcattcagagttttcccaggcaatgccaggttggtcagctagtatatacatatatccagaTATACCAGTCAATTTTCACCAGatacaaaagtaattttcaataccacaatgccctcttaacttatcgacATCCCCActctttggaaacgcttgtcactgctaagcctagatccaaacgAAGGAAGAAATGAAGGTATTCTGTTGCCCGGCCAAGATTCGAACTCCCATCCGGGGTATCAAGTTTGCTAACGATAATTGCCTCTCCATGAAGATGTGTTCCCAGGCATGTGTAATATCTGCATCTAAATGACATTACTATTTGCTTAATCTGTGGGTATTGCCTTCCTATTTTCCATTATTCAAAAGGATGTCTTTTCCTGGGTCAAGAGACATCCTGTGAAAATCTAATTTGTAACTTACAGCATGAAAAGATAAGTCCTGACGAATCCTAATGATTTGCAGACTCTTCTGATCGTGCTGGTGTGTGTGGGCGTGGCTTCTTGCCAGGATGGGTCCTACATCCTGGATTCCAGAAACGTCGACGCCCAGGACTCCTTCCAGAACGACAGCTCTCCCGACAACTGCGAGGCCTTCTCCAGATGCCTTCAGGCGACGATCTCACGAGATGGCCAGGGAGTACAGCTTGGACCAGACTGTTTACAACGACCCTGTGAGTATTCAAGCTTCATGATCTTACGAAAGTCCCAGTTCTATGAAGAAACTAGTAAATATTCCTTTGACGTTTATACCATCTATACTAATTTATAATACCTTACAGAATCCTGAGTACACCTGGGCTTATGCCGTCGACGCCAAATCCACCGGGGACATGAAGTCTGCCAGAGAAGAGCGTCGAGGCGACGTTGTTGTGGGCCAGTATTCAGTCATGGACCCTGATGGCACTCTGCGCACAGTCGACTACTCAGTCGCTCCAGGCACTGGATTCCAGGCCAAGGTCACCAAGGAAAGGGTTGATGGCGTTTCCAGCAGTCCAGTCTCGACATACAGTCAGCAGAATCAGTATTCACAGTACCAGAGGCAGCAATACAACCAGAATCAACAATCCTACAGGAATCAGAACCACGAATCTCGCTCCCTGaatcagagaaataacaggaatgatTACCAAAATCAGTTCCAGAACCAACAGTATCGATATGACAACAGAGAACGTTTCCAGGATCAGCAGTCAAACAGGAATTACTTCCAGAACGAACAGTCTAACAGGAATTACTTCCAGAACCAGCAGTACTACAGACAGAATTCCCAGAATCAAAACAGGAATAATCTCCAGTTCAGCAACAATGAAGACAATTACTATTCCAGTCAACGTTATGGATCCAACAGAAATTACTTCAACAATGATCAGTATAATACTCAGAGAAGTTTGTATTCCAGAGACTTCAAACAACTTCCAGTCCTTTGCTCAACGTTATGGAAACACAAACAGGCAGAACTATAACCAGTACAGTGCCAATTACAATAACAACCAGCAAACCCAACAGTACAACAGAGACTCCACACAATACACCACAGATAGATATGGCAATAACTATTACAACTCCCAGGAACAGAACAACAGGTACAATCTGAACAACCAGAACAGGGACAGGCAGTACAACCAAAATCAGTATGAAAATCAGTACTACCAAACCCAGCAAAGAAACAACCAAAGACAacagtacaacaacaacaacaacaacaacaataactggaACAGAGAAACAAACTACAATAACCCTGATTTCTACCA is part of the Macrobrachium rosenbergii isolate ZJJX-2024 chromosome 9, ASM4041242v1, whole genome shotgun sequence genome and encodes:
- the LOC136842038 gene encoding TBC1 domain family member 5 homolog A-like, coding for MAREYSLDQTVYNDPNPEYTWAYAVDAKSTGDMKSAREERRGDVVVGQYSVMDPDGTLRTVDYSVAPGTGFQAKVTKERVDGVSSSPVSTYSQQNQYSQYQRQQYNQNQQSYRNQNHESRSLNQRNNRNDYQNQFQNQQYRYDNRERFQDQQSNRNYFQNEQSNRNYFQNQQYYRQNSQNQNRNNLQFSNNEDNYYSSQRYGSNRNYFNNDQYNTQRSLYSRDFKQLPVLCSTLWKHKQAEL